The following coding sequences lie in one Alloacidobacterium dinghuense genomic window:
- a CDS encoding peptidylprolyl isomerase yields the protein MLAALLFCLCANGHAQSSPTSDARPQAQPASQTPIILDRVIAIVNGDVLLESDVREEMRVAVLQPLSVPPGQNTEVNAAQRLIRRALILEQMRAQQQIDYRVSDDEVKKSLAELRAQIPICRQIHCSTEEGWNEFLKSNGITEQEAEERWRQRLEILKFINIRFGTGIRISRQDIQKYYQATVVPAFEKMKEKPPTLESVTPRIQEILLQQQVNSLLRDWLQSLRQQGSVQILDPAYGQSSNADEDEGGGA from the coding sequence TTGCTCGCCGCACTTCTGTTCTGCCTGTGCGCCAATGGCCATGCTCAGTCGTCTCCGACCTCAGACGCTCGGCCGCAAGCACAGCCAGCGAGCCAGACACCGATCATCCTGGATCGTGTGATCGCGATTGTGAATGGAGATGTGCTGCTTGAGAGCGATGTGCGCGAAGAAATGCGCGTTGCTGTGCTTCAGCCCCTCAGCGTCCCCCCCGGTCAAAATACTGAAGTGAATGCCGCGCAACGGCTGATCAGGCGCGCGCTGATTCTGGAGCAGATGAGAGCGCAGCAGCAGATCGACTACAGGGTCAGTGACGACGAGGTGAAGAAGAGCCTTGCAGAATTGCGCGCGCAGATTCCCATCTGCCGGCAGATACATTGCTCCACTGAAGAGGGTTGGAACGAATTCCTTAAGTCCAACGGCATCACCGAGCAGGAGGCTGAGGAGCGGTGGCGACAGCGACTGGAGATTCTAAAGTTCATCAACATCCGGTTCGGGACGGGCATTCGTATTTCCCGGCAGGACATTCAGAAGTACTACCAGGCAACCGTGGTGCCTGCCTTTGAGAAGATGAAGGAGAAACCGCCTACGCTTGAGAGCGTAACGCCCCGCATCCAGGAAATATTGCTGCAACAGCAGGTAAACTCCCTGCTGCGTGATTGGCTGCAGAGCCTGCGCCAACAAGGGAGCGTGCAGATTCTGGATCCGGCCTATGGGCAGAGCAGCAACGCGGACGAGGATGAGGGAGGCGGAGCGTGA
- a CDS encoding UbiA-like polyprenyltransferase, translating into MALLRSIGTTLEMIKWEHSIFALPFALTGAMLAAHGWPRPLQLLWIVICMVTARSAAMAFNRLADADLDAANPRTSNRAIPSGLLTRGFVAAFTVFMAVMFVLAAAQLNRLTLWLSPVALAILLLYSYTKRFTRWSHLFLGLSLGVAPAAAWIAIRGSLDPRILVLTAAVLFWVAGFDVLYACQDAEHDRRHGLNSVPAAIGIGGAFWMARTMHAVMLAFLLWLVHLFALGTLGVVGIVVVAALLLYEHLIVSPTDMRRLNAAFFTMNGVISVVFFVFVAAALLLSR; encoded by the coding sequence ATGGCATTGCTGCGCAGCATCGGTACCACGCTGGAAATGATCAAGTGGGAGCACTCGATCTTCGCCCTGCCCTTTGCGCTGACGGGTGCAATGCTGGCCGCGCACGGCTGGCCGCGGCCACTGCAACTGCTCTGGATCGTGATATGCATGGTCACCGCGCGGTCGGCAGCTATGGCCTTCAACCGCTTGGCTGACGCCGATCTCGACGCTGCGAATCCACGCACTTCGAACCGCGCGATACCATCGGGACTGCTCACTCGCGGCTTTGTGGCGGCATTTACAGTTTTCATGGCTGTGATGTTCGTGCTGGCTGCGGCGCAACTGAATCGCCTTACCTTGTGGCTCTCTCCTGTAGCCCTCGCGATCCTGTTGCTCTATTCCTATACAAAGCGCTTCACGCGCTGGTCGCATCTCTTTCTCGGGCTCTCGCTGGGAGTTGCACCCGCTGCCGCGTGGATTGCGATCCGGGGTTCACTGGATCCACGCATTCTGGTCCTTACGGCTGCAGTGCTCTTCTGGGTTGCAGGCTTTGATGTGCTTTACGCCTGCCAGGACGCGGAGCACGACCGCAGGCACGGGCTTAACAGCGTTCCCGCTGCGATTGGAATCGGAGGAGCCTTCTGGATGGCTCGAACGATGCACGCTGTGATGCTCGCATTCCTTTTGTGGCTTGTGCACCTCTTTGCTCTCGGCACGCTGGGAGTCGTGGGAATAGTGGTGGTTGCCGCTCTCCTGCTGTACGAGCACCTGATCGTGTCGCCGACAGATATGCGTCGGTTGAATGCTGCATTCTTCACGATGAACGGTGTCATTTCAGTAGTGTTTTTTGTCTTCGTCGCGGCAGCCCTGCTCCTAAGCCGATAA
- a CDS encoding POTRA domain-containing protein — protein MTARDAAQRDITLRSWAGLQVEAVQFKGIPPERLAPLPESLALQPHQPLDPLKVRDSLRRLYETGLYKTIVVEGLRHGDAVTIIFSGVPNLFIGRITVNGINNERLSGVLERSTRMNAGTVFNDAKFLQAQKLLQETLEENGFYQSKIFASTAVDSANSQVNIVFEIVQGKQARVGAVAVQGDSGMTIDSFRKKGKLKEDSKVSRDTVSNALSRLRKNYQKQNRLEASLKLDSHTYQPPVNHLDYGFSADRGPLVVVLVEGASLSKGKIRNLVPVYEEGAVDEDLLNEGDRRIRDYYQRAGYFNVKVTHDEQLKDKQHSIITFTVSLGMKHEVASVTVNGNKYFGTDTILPRLSVVKSSIVNRHGMYSQALAQADVNAITALYQSNGFSNVKVTPEVKDADVNTKGKKTKDAQLSVNYTIDEGAQQRIGAYVINGASKVQLSDLTPLLNTQSGQPYSSLNITQDRDSILTFYLSHGFDNAQINLLQRPSPKDPNLIDVTMNVTEGDQFFVNRVLISGLHYTRPSTVEDRVLIHPGDPLNQTALLETQRKLYDLTLFNQVNTAVQNPLGDELRKNVLLQFTEARRWDISYGFGFQAQTGNPQSNCANLTPQQLIQLGINPSTYTCSPNGKTGVSPAVLFNISRINIRGTDKSVSLNTTLGTLEQRILMSFSNPHFLDKPKLNLILTGGYTNAQDVTTYASSRLEGTIRLTDRVNKPNTLIYSFGYRRVKVDPNSVQVAPDEIPLVSEPVRVGGPGITWIRDTRVPTPLDATSGTFTTVIENWADSHFASQADFNRIDGTNSSYYKFGKLNTWVVARNTRIAAEHSYGGSDYNLVPLPERLYAGGAQSHRGFGINAAGPRDSLTGFPIGGTGAFINNTELRMPNPMLPYVGNSLGFVLFEDMGNVFEYARDIWPSFTRFRQPNRDGCRNLNEQEQSVPHPGSPISAAGLCSFNYFSHAVGIGLRYHTPVGPIRLDFSYNLNPPIYPVIIDYSSTPTNPIPAHVGEAGHFNFFFSIGQAF, from the coding sequence TTGACGGCAAGGGATGCGGCGCAGCGCGATATTACGCTGCGCAGCTGGGCGGGTTTGCAGGTGGAAGCGGTTCAGTTTAAAGGCATTCCTCCTGAAAGGCTGGCCCCGCTGCCGGAGAGTTTAGCGTTGCAACCGCATCAGCCGCTCGATCCGCTGAAGGTGCGGGATAGCCTGCGCCGTCTCTATGAAACGGGCCTCTACAAGACCATTGTGGTCGAGGGGCTGCGTCATGGTGATGCCGTCACCATCATCTTCAGCGGTGTGCCGAACCTGTTTATTGGGCGCATAACGGTAAACGGAATCAATAATGAGCGGCTTTCCGGCGTGCTGGAGCGCTCGACCCGCATGAATGCCGGAACGGTCTTTAACGATGCCAAATTCCTGCAGGCGCAGAAGCTTCTTCAGGAGACGCTCGAAGAAAACGGCTTTTACCAATCGAAAATTTTTGCCAGCACAGCGGTTGACTCGGCAAATTCACAGGTGAATATCGTTTTCGAGATTGTCCAAGGCAAACAGGCGCGCGTAGGTGCTGTGGCGGTACAAGGTGACAGCGGAATGACGATCGACAGCTTCCGCAAAAAAGGCAAGCTGAAGGAAGACTCGAAGGTGTCGCGCGATACCGTGAGCAACGCGCTGTCGCGCCTGCGGAAAAACTACCAGAAACAAAACCGGCTGGAAGCGTCCCTCAAACTGGATTCGCACACCTACCAGCCGCCGGTGAATCACCTGGACTATGGATTTTCGGCAGATCGTGGCCCCCTCGTCGTGGTACTCGTTGAGGGCGCTTCACTCAGCAAGGGAAAGATTAGGAACCTGGTGCCCGTCTACGAGGAGGGCGCGGTAGACGAAGACCTGCTGAATGAAGGCGACCGGCGCATCCGCGACTATTATCAGCGGGCGGGTTACTTCAATGTAAAAGTGACGCACGACGAGCAGCTGAAAGACAAGCAGCATTCCATCATTACGTTTACTGTTTCGCTCGGAATGAAGCATGAAGTGGCTTCGGTGACGGTCAACGGAAACAAGTATTTTGGCACCGATACAATCCTGCCGCGGTTGAGTGTTGTGAAGTCGAGCATTGTGAATCGCCACGGCATGTACAGCCAGGCACTGGCGCAGGCCGATGTGAACGCGATCACGGCTCTGTACCAGAGCAACGGCTTCAGCAATGTAAAAGTAACGCCGGAAGTGAAAGACGCTGACGTAAACACGAAAGGGAAGAAAACAAAAGACGCTCAACTGAGCGTGAACTACACGATCGATGAAGGCGCGCAGCAGCGTATCGGGGCATACGTCATCAATGGGGCGAGCAAGGTTCAGCTCTCCGATTTAACGCCGCTGCTCAACACCCAGTCAGGCCAGCCGTACTCATCGCTCAATATCACGCAGGATCGTGATTCGATCCTGACCTTTTACCTTAGCCACGGTTTTGACAATGCGCAGATTAACCTGCTGCAGCGGCCATCGCCGAAGGACCCGAACCTGATCGATGTGACCATGAACGTGACGGAGGGTGACCAGTTTTTCGTCAATCGCGTGCTGATCTCCGGTCTGCACTACACGCGGCCCAGCACCGTGGAAGACCGTGTGCTGATTCATCCGGGCGATCCTTTGAACCAGACGGCTCTGTTGGAGACACAGCGCAAACTCTACGATCTGACGCTCTTCAATCAGGTCAATACAGCGGTACAGAACCCGTTAGGTGATGAACTGCGCAAGAACGTGCTGCTGCAGTTCACCGAGGCGCGTCGCTGGGATATCAGCTATGGATTCGGTTTCCAGGCACAGACAGGCAATCCCCAAAGCAATTGCGCCAATCTCACGCCGCAACAGCTCATTCAGCTCGGCATCAATCCATCCACCTACACGTGCAGTCCGAATGGAAAAACGGGCGTGAGTCCCGCGGTACTCTTCAATATTTCCCGCATCAATATACGCGGCACGGACAAGTCCGTCTCGCTCAACACAACGCTTGGCACGCTCGAACAGCGCATATTGATGAGTTTTTCCAATCCGCATTTTCTGGACAAGCCTAAATTGAACCTTATTCTCACCGGCGGCTACACGAATGCGCAGGACGTGACGACCTATGCTTCTTCCCGGCTGGAGGGAACGATCCGATTGACCGATCGCGTCAACAAGCCGAATACGCTGATCTACTCATTTGGCTATCGTCGCGTGAAAGTAGACCCGAACAGCGTGCAGGTGGCTCCGGACGAGATTCCGCTGGTCTCAGAGCCGGTGCGTGTTGGTGGACCGGGAATTACGTGGATTCGTGACACTCGCGTGCCGACTCCTCTCGATGCAACCAGCGGAACCTTCACTACGGTCATAGAGAACTGGGCGGATTCGCATTTTGCCTCGCAGGCTGACTTCAACCGCATCGATGGGACCAATTCGAGCTACTACAAGTTCGGCAAGCTGAATACGTGGGTTGTGGCGCGCAACACTCGTATCGCCGCAGAGCACTCGTATGGCGGATCGGACTACAATCTGGTTCCGCTTCCGGAGCGTCTCTACGCTGGCGGCGCTCAGTCGCATCGCGGCTTCGGGATTAACGCTGCCGGGCCGCGCGATTCGCTGACGGGGTTCCCCATTGGCGGCACTGGGGCGTTTATCAACAACACAGAACTGCGCATGCCGAATCCGATGCTCCCATATGTCGGCAACAGTCTGGGCTTTGTTTTGTTCGAGGACATGGGTAACGTCTTTGAGTACGCCAGAGATATCTGGCCCAGCTTTACTCGCTTCCGGCAACCGAATCGAGATGGCTGCAGGAACTTAAATGAACAAGAGCAGTCCGTGCCGCATCCAGGGTCTCCCATCAGCGCGGCGGGATTGTGCAGCTTCAATTATTTCTCGCATGCAGTCGGCATCGGCCTGCGCTATCACACTCCCGTTGGGCCCATCCGTCTGGATTTCAGCTACAACCTGAATCCGCCGATCTATCCTGTCATCATTGATTATTCCAGCACGCCGACGAACCCGATTCCGGCCCATGTCGGCGAGGCCGGGCACTTCAATTTCTTTTTCAGCATCGGGCAGGCATTCTGA
- a CDS encoding ThiF family adenylyltransferase: protein MQNLQLTERYSRQILFPGIGVEGQHKLEAAHIAIVGCGATGAATAGLLARAGVGTLTIIDRDYVEASNLQRQVLFDEQDATLALPKAEAARRKIALLNSEINVHAQIADLVPANIHELMRGADLILDATDNFETRYLVNDYAIEQGKPWIYAAAIGSYAVTMNILPGETACLACIFPKPPGGIVETCDTAGILNSAVNLAASIQVTEAFKLLTGATTKLRRSLLSFDLWTNERSEVSTSRFRSDCEVCQQRNFAHLRGEGRPHITLCGRNSVQIHEHYRPVDFAEMETKLKPHGEVRSNNLLLRFTRGDYVITLFADGRALIQGTTDVTQARSLYARYIGS, encoded by the coding sequence ATGCAGAATTTGCAGTTAACAGAGAGATACTCTCGTCAGATATTGTTTCCCGGAATAGGCGTCGAGGGACAACACAAGCTGGAGGCGGCTCACATTGCGATTGTAGGCTGCGGAGCCACCGGCGCCGCCACGGCCGGCCTTCTGGCGCGCGCCGGGGTAGGCACACTCACGATCATTGACCGCGACTACGTCGAGGCAAGCAATCTGCAGCGCCAGGTCCTCTTCGATGAGCAGGACGCCACGCTTGCCCTGCCCAAAGCGGAAGCCGCCCGTAGGAAAATCGCCCTGCTCAACAGTGAAATCAACGTACACGCCCAGATCGCCGACCTGGTTCCGGCGAATATCCACGAACTGATGCGCGGCGCTGACCTGATTCTCGACGCTACGGACAATTTCGAGACACGCTACCTGGTGAACGATTACGCAATCGAGCAGGGCAAGCCGTGGATCTACGCCGCCGCCATCGGCTCTTACGCTGTCACCATGAACATTCTGCCCGGCGAAACGGCCTGTCTCGCCTGCATCTTCCCTAAGCCGCCCGGCGGTATAGTTGAAACCTGCGACACGGCGGGCATCCTGAACTCCGCGGTGAACCTCGCAGCTTCGATTCAAGTAACGGAAGCGTTTAAGCTGCTCACCGGCGCGACAACGAAACTGCGCCGCAGTCTTCTGTCCTTCGATTTATGGACAAACGAGCGATCCGAGGTCAGCACATCGCGTTTCCGCTCCGATTGCGAAGTTTGCCAACAGCGTAATTTCGCTCATCTGCGGGGCGAAGGCCGTCCTCACATTACGCTCTGCGGGCGCAATTCGGTGCAAATCCACGAGCACTATCGGCCAGTTGATTTTGCTGAGATGGAAACGAAGCTTAAGCCTCACGGCGAGGTACGATCGAACAACCTCCTGCTCCGCTTCACGCGCGGCGACTACGTCATCACACTGTTTGCCGACGGGCGAGCGCTCATTCAGGGGACAACGGATGTTACCCAGGCCCGCAGT
- a CDS encoding translocation/assembly module TamB domain-containing protein translates to MSTQTSNVPVAAPPPARKRRIGLYILAGVVVVILLAVAGIAWYASTPDFANRVRLKLIATLEQATGGRVELDAFHWTLRNLAFEADGLTIHGLEAANEVPYAHVDRIYVRVKILSFIHPKIDLNYLEADRPVFHLIIYPDGSTNQPTPKTQTSNKSVKDTIFDLKVGRTEIKNGVALINQRALPFDLAANDLGVVVTYSAPQDHYLATLHAADVTAQRGKYSPVPSRLDVSADIGRNTLNVSQLQLQTGDSLLKATATLQDFANPHWTLTAQGKVDVREVMALAPVDGVDRGMVDVDLKGQGTQTQLVLDGRAKVADAAYHVNDVHITGVDVDTALHATEDDLVFSGVRARIRRGGSVDAEMRVAHWLGTMFAKPGTPPTETVMRGTIRAKLHGITLRTTMAFVASKEYNELGFDTVTSGDGSVDWTGDASDLTAKANVTFVPSAQTPDGEVPMTGTLEGTYFQRNGTVQIEHLQAQTPATQFQVSGGLGVYPISRPSTLQVNVETTNLGEFDQALSAFGVSAGGKKGVQALPLRLQGQAQFQGVVSGNLSNPDAKGHLTASNFDLLLPAGTTQPAPAVAPANAPAQPEVSPAPVSSPSPATAPAPERTIHWDALQADAEYSNQLIAVQQVTLTRGKTTIHASGQLHAHSISPRRYAFDDQSAINADIKVQDAALDEVLAIAGQNLPVTGTFNLNAHAGGEIENLNGGGHLSIQGGDAYGEHYRSLNADLKFAGEEIGVSKLVLLQNGAQLTGSGGFGIRTKQFHFQAEGKDFDLSHTEHFKNAKYPVSGVLVFSADGSGTIASPTIHANAHITKIVVGNEKNGSIDVEAHTDHGNLLYTANGRLASAALQVTGQTAISGDYVSQAHATLSNLDVDPFMEMFHVEGVTWHSSIAGDLTVSGPLRQLRQLQGDAQISQLSLSIAGRPLKSEGPLHAQLNNGILRLDPLHMIGENTDFHAQGRMGLFRENHLINVDAQGSVNMKLLQTINPNVTSSGQVTFNMNAAGTLDRPDLTGQVKLTNVAMSFEDFPNGMSQLNGTLEFDQDRLQVKSLTGTTGGGQVSVTGYVTYQQGIYCDVTATGTGIRIRYPTGISSMVNTKLRLQGTQDSLVLGGSVLLTRFTISPNLDFASFAGPSSNIAPPPDPNAFSNRVRLDIHVMSSPDLDFQNSFAKLAGDVDLRVRGTVAQPTVLGHINVTEGSATFAGTKYQLQHGDIYFSNPVRIEPVIDLDATAHVEDYDITIGLHGTPSNLSPTFRSEPPLSQQDIFSLLAMGRTQEEQQIYTVQSQQAGVNTAADALLGGALNATLSNRIQKLFGGGSVKIDPTWVGSIGNSTARITVAQQVSKNATLTYATNINSTAQQLIQAEVNMTPTISVLAVRDESGVFSLMFKVHRRYR, encoded by the coding sequence GTGAGTACACAGACTTCAAATGTTCCGGTCGCCGCGCCTCCACCCGCGCGAAAGCGAAGAATCGGCCTGTATATTCTCGCGGGGGTTGTCGTTGTCATCCTGCTCGCGGTTGCCGGAATTGCCTGGTATGCCTCGACTCCGGATTTTGCAAATCGGGTCCGCCTGAAACTCATTGCCACGCTGGAGCAGGCGACTGGTGGACGCGTGGAGCTTGACGCGTTTCATTGGACTTTGCGAAACCTTGCATTTGAAGCGGATGGACTGACGATTCACGGCCTGGAAGCAGCCAACGAAGTTCCGTATGCGCACGTGGATCGTATTTACGTCCGCGTGAAGATTCTTTCCTTCATCCATCCGAAGATCGACCTGAATTATCTGGAAGCCGATCGTCCTGTTTTTCATCTCATCATTTATCCGGACGGGTCCACGAATCAGCCCACGCCCAAGACCCAGACCAGCAACAAGTCTGTGAAGGATACGATCTTCGATCTCAAGGTCGGCAGGACAGAGATCAAGAATGGCGTTGCTCTCATCAATCAACGGGCGTTGCCGTTTGATCTTGCCGCAAACGATCTTGGCGTTGTCGTCACCTACTCGGCTCCACAGGATCACTACCTCGCGACGCTGCATGCTGCAGACGTCACCGCGCAGAGAGGGAAATACTCTCCCGTTCCATCCAGGCTGGATGTTTCGGCTGATATCGGCCGCAACACACTGAACGTGTCACAGCTACAGTTGCAAACTGGCGACTCGCTGTTGAAAGCAACTGCTACTCTTCAGGACTTCGCCAATCCTCACTGGACTCTGACGGCCCAGGGGAAGGTGGACGTCAGGGAAGTGATGGCGCTTGCACCTGTGGACGGGGTGGATCGCGGCATGGTCGATGTTGATCTGAAAGGGCAGGGCACACAGACGCAACTTGTACTCGATGGACGAGCCAAGGTTGCCGACGCGGCCTACCACGTCAATGACGTCCATATTACTGGAGTAGATGTTGACACAGCGCTCCATGCAACAGAAGACGACCTCGTCTTCAGCGGTGTTCGTGCAAGGATCAGACGCGGCGGGAGCGTCGATGCCGAGATGCGCGTCGCGCACTGGCTGGGCACAATGTTTGCGAAGCCCGGCACACCGCCCACCGAGACGGTGATGCGCGGAACGATTCGCGCAAAGCTGCACGGAATAACGCTGCGCACGACAATGGCTTTCGTTGCTTCCAAAGAATATAACGAGCTTGGTTTCGATACTGTTACCTCTGGAGATGGCAGTGTCGACTGGACTGGTGATGCGTCAGACCTGACAGCGAAAGCGAATGTGACGTTTGTGCCATCGGCGCAGACGCCCGACGGTGAAGTTCCCATGACGGGCACGCTGGAAGGAACATATTTCCAGAGAAATGGCACCGTGCAGATCGAGCACTTGCAGGCGCAGACGCCCGCGACGCAATTCCAGGTCTCGGGTGGATTGGGTGTTTACCCCATCAGCCGTCCATCTACCTTGCAGGTGAACGTGGAGACGACGAACCTTGGCGAATTCGATCAGGCGCTCTCGGCTTTTGGCGTATCCGCAGGAGGCAAGAAGGGCGTGCAGGCTTTACCGCTGCGCTTGCAGGGGCAGGCGCAGTTCCAGGGAGTCGTCTCGGGAAATCTCTCGAATCCCGATGCGAAAGGACACCTCACGGCAAGCAATTTCGATCTGCTGTTGCCGGCTGGGACTACGCAGCCGGCCCCTGCGGTTGCGCCAGCAAACGCTCCCGCACAGCCCGAGGTTTCTCCTGCTCCCGTTTCATCGCCGTCTCCGGCGACCGCTCCTGCTCCCGAGCGCACGATCCACTGGGATGCGCTGCAGGCAGATGCCGAGTATTCAAATCAACTGATTGCCGTGCAGCAGGTGACGCTGACGCGCGGCAAGACCACAATTCATGCGTCAGGCCAGTTACACGCGCACAGCATCTCACCGCGCCGCTACGCTTTCGACGATCAGTCGGCGATCAACGCAGACATTAAGGTGCAGGACGCGGCGCTCGATGAAGTGCTGGCCATTGCGGGACAGAATCTTCCTGTGACCGGTACCTTCAACCTGAATGCGCACGCTGGCGGCGAGATCGAAAATCTGAATGGAGGCGGTCACCTCTCTATTCAGGGTGGAGACGCATACGGCGAGCACTATCGCAGTCTCAATGCGGATCTTAAGTTTGCCGGAGAAGAAATCGGCGTATCGAAACTCGTACTGTTACAAAATGGCGCGCAGCTTACGGGAAGCGGCGGCTTCGGAATTCGCACAAAACAATTTCACTTCCAGGCCGAAGGTAAAGACTTCGATCTGAGCCACACGGAACATTTCAAGAACGCGAAATATCCGGTTAGTGGTGTGCTGGTCTTTTCGGCGGACGGTTCCGGCACGATCGCATCACCGACGATTCACGCGAATGCGCACATCACAAAAATCGTCGTCGGCAATGAAAAGAACGGCTCCATCGATGTGGAGGCGCATACCGATCACGGTAATCTTCTGTATACGGCAAATGGACGCCTGGCCTCCGCGGCGCTGCAGGTGACCGGACAAACGGCGATCTCAGGTGACTACGTATCACAGGCACACGCCACACTTTCGAATCTCGATGTCGATCCCTTCATGGAGATGTTCCATGTTGAGGGTGTCACGTGGCACTCGTCCATTGCCGGAGATCTGACGGTCTCGGGGCCCTTGCGCCAGTTGCGTCAGTTGCAGGGAGACGCGCAGATCAGTCAGTTGTCGCTGTCAATTGCCGGACGTCCGCTTAAGAGTGAAGGACCGCTGCATGCCCAGCTGAACAATGGTATCCTCCGTCTCGATCCGCTGCACATGATCGGTGAAAACACGGATTTCCACGCTCAGGGACGGATGGGTCTCTTTCGGGAGAATCATCTGATCAATGTCGATGCGCAGGGTTCCGTCAATATGAAACTTCTGCAGACGATCAACCCGAACGTGACTTCGTCTGGCCAGGTCACCTTCAACATGAATGCGGCGGGCACTCTCGACCGCCCGGACCTGACAGGCCAGGTGAAGCTGACGAACGTTGCTATGAGTTTCGAAGACTTCCCCAACGGCATGAGCCAGTTGAACGGGACCTTGGAATTCGATCAGGACCGTTTGCAGGTGAAGAGTCTGACGGGAACAACCGGCGGCGGTCAGGTGAGCGTTACCGGATACGTCACCTACCAACAGGGCATTTACTGCGATGTGACCGCGACTGGCACAGGTATCCGCATTCGCTATCCAACCGGCATCAGTTCGATGGTGAATACGAAACTGCGATTGCAGGGCACGCAGGACAGCCTCGTCCTGGGCGGAAGTGTTCTCCTCACACGTTTCACCATCAGCCCCAATCTGGACTTCGCCAGCTTTGCGGGGCCGTCGAGCAACATCGCGCCGCCTCCCGACCCGAATGCCTTTTCCAATCGCGTTCGACTGGACATTCACGTCATGTCCTCGCCCGATCTTGATTTCCAGAACTCCTTTGCGAAGCTGGCGGGCGATGTCGACCTGCGCGTACGTGGCACTGTCGCGCAGCCTACCGTACTGGGGCACATCAATGTCACAGAAGGAAGCGCGACTTTCGCCGGGACAAAATACCAGTTGCAGCACGGCGATATTTACTTCAGCAATCCAGTGCGCATCGAGCCGGTCATTGACCTCGATGCAACGGCCCACGTCGAAGACTACGACATCACCATCGGATTGCACGGTACGCCGAGCAATCTGTCACCGACGTTTCGCTCCGAGCCGCCTCTGTCTCAGCAGGACATCTTCTCTCTGCTCGCCATGGGGCGCACGCAGGAAGAACAGCAGATCTACACCGTGCAGTCGCAGCAGGCCGGCGTGAATACGGCGGCTGATGCTTTGCTGGGCGGCGCTCTCAATGCCACCCTCAGCAACCGTATTCAGAAGCTCTTCGGTGGCGGAAGCGTGAAGATCGATCCCACCTGGGTAGGCTCCATCGGCAACTCGACCGCGCGCATCACCGTGGCGCAGCAGGTATCAAAGAACGCTACGCTCACTTACGCAACAAATATCAACTCTACGGCGCAGCAGTTGATTCAAGCCGAAGTCAATATGACTCCGACGATTTCCGTACTTGCTGTGCGCGATGAATCAGGCGTATTCAGCCTGATGTTCAAAGTGCATCGACGCTATCGATAG
- a CDS encoding BON domain-containing protein translates to MRNVLRGLVPAVAAVLLTISPSAVAPRSMAAVAQSADAGLDNQILADVQNKALNKSQYKDVKATVQNGIVNLTGTVDVYSQKEDLDKRVHRIKNIKGVENEVEVAGPEIPDAQLQDKLIKAIQYDRVGYSSGSLRIQDVTPFNAIGVRVQNGVVTLGGHAYGPVDADSAVAVASNMKGVKDVINEIQVDPVSPNDDRIRIAVYRAVYGFPSLNKYAIDPGKPIRISVQNGNVTLYGVVINQGDKDAAGIRANSVPGVFKVTNNLQVAGAPEKQ, encoded by the coding sequence ATGAGAAATGTACTACGTGGTCTTGTTCCTGCTGTGGCAGCGGTTTTGCTGACTATTTCACCTTCTGCTGTGGCGCCTCGCTCCATGGCAGCTGTAGCACAAAGCGCAGACGCGGGACTCGACAATCAGATTCTGGCGGATGTCCAGAATAAAGCTCTGAACAAATCGCAGTATAAGGATGTGAAGGCAACTGTTCAGAATGGGATCGTCAATTTGACTGGAACGGTTGATGTTTACAGTCAGAAAGAGGACCTCGACAAGCGCGTCCATCGCATCAAGAACATCAAGGGTGTTGAGAACGAAGTTGAAGTTGCGGGCCCGGAAATTCCGGACGCGCAACTACAGGACAAGCTGATCAAGGCGATTCAGTATGACCGCGTGGGATATTCGAGCGGCAGCCTGCGCATTCAAGATGTCACTCCGTTTAATGCAATTGGCGTCAGGGTTCAGAATGGTGTTGTAACACTTGGTGGGCATGCGTACGGTCCGGTCGATGCCGATTCGGCGGTTGCAGTTGCGTCCAACATGAAGGGCGTCAAGGATGTGATCAACGAGATCCAGGTCGATCCGGTATCACCGAATGATGATCGTATTCGCATAGCGGTGTACCGTGCCGTCTATGGCTTTCCCAGCCTGAACAAGTACGCCATCGATCCCGGCAAGCCGATCCGCATCTCTGTGCAGAACGGTAACGTCACGCTCTACGGCGTCGTGATCAATCAAGGCGACAAGGATGCTGCCGGAATTCGCGCGAACTCTGTGCCTGGAGTCTTTAAGGTAACGAACAATCTCCAGGTGGCGGGAGCGCCGGAAAAGCAATAG
- a CDS encoding CsbD family protein yields the protein MNKDQVSGKVDQATGKVKEKVGETVGNQRLANEGLADQLKGAAKETWGNAKEVAHDNAEEQRREAERNTTETRERLANKVQDMKERVNEKIDQHRKPA from the coding sequence ATGAATAAAGACCAGGTAAGCGGCAAGGTCGATCAAGCGACCGGCAAGGTGAAGGAAAAAGTAGGGGAGACGGTTGGCAATCAGCGTCTTGCAAACGAAGGCCTGGCTGACCAGTTGAAGGGCGCGGCGAAAGAAACGTGGGGCAACGCGAAAGAGGTTGCTCACGACAATGCCGAAGAACAGCGCCGCGAAGCCGAGCGAAACACCACCGAGACGCGCGAGCGCCTTGCAAACAAGGTGCAGGATATGAAGGAGCGCGTCAACGAGAAGATCGACCAGCACCGCAAGCCGGCTTAG